DNA from Microbacterium sp. SORGH_AS_0969:
CTGCGGCGCTCGACGGCGCCCCCTCGTCGACGGACGTCGACGAGGCGATCCCGGCTCTCGCTCTCCGCAACGTCACCAAGACCTTCGGTGAGCTGCGGGCCGTCGACGGCATCGACCTCACGATCCCCGCCGGATCGTTCTACGGCCTGGTGGGTCCGAACGGTGCCGGCAAGACGACGACGCTGTCGATCATCGCGGGGCTCCTGCGTGCCGACGCGGGCACGGTCTCGATCAACGGCGTCGACGCCGCGAAGAACTCGCGCGCGGCGAAGAAGATGATCGGCGTGCTGCCGGACCGCCTTCGCACGTTCGATCGCCTCACCGGGCGACAGCTCCTGTCGTACTACGGCGCCCTGCGCGGTCTGCCGGCCGCTCTCGTCGAGAGTCGCTCCGCCGATCTCGCGCGTGCCTTCGATCTGGTCGATGCCCTCGCGCGCCCCGTGTCCGATTACTCGGCCGGCATGACGAAGAAGGTCATGCTCGCCGGTGCGATGATCCACTCGCCTCGACTGCTGGTACTCGACGAGCCGTTCGAAGCGGTCGACCCGGTCTCGAGTGCGGTGATCCTCGACATCCTCGGCGCCTACGTCGGCCACGGCGGAACGGTCATCCTTTCCAGCCACGGAATGGAACTGGTGGAGCGCGTGTGCTCGCGTGTCGCGGTCATCGTGTCGGGGCAGGTTCTCGCCGAGGGCACGGTCGACGAGGTACGTGGCGAGGCCAGCCTCGAACAGCGCTTTCCTCGAGCTCGCGGGCGGTCTCGGCGACGTGGAGGGCCTGGAGTGGTTGCACACGTTCTCCGGCTGAGGCTGGCCATGATGCTCGGCGCCCTGCGGGGCGACCGAGACGATGTCCTCCGCCGAGTTGTGGGCCTCGTGGTGCTCGTCGCGGGCACCGTTTTCGCGGCCGTGAACGCGAGCGGTCTGGGCGAGGTCGATCGCCTCACCGCCGGTGTGGTGACGGTCCTCGCGGGTTCCGCCATCACGCTCGGTTTCGCGGTCGCACCGCCGGTCACGGCATCCGTCGATCCCCTCGATCCGCGTCGGTTCGCCGTCGTCGGACCGGAGCCTCGACCCCTCGCCGGTGCGCTGCTGCTCGCCGGCTTCCTGAGCGTCCCGGTGTTCGCGGTGCTGGTGCTCGCCATCAGCGTCGCCGTCGCGTGGAGCGAGCAGGGCGTGGGGGCTCTCGCGAGCGTCGTGTCGATCGCGCTCGGGCTCACGACGTGCGTGCTGCTCGCGCGCGTCAGCATGGCGCTCGGAGCCCTGGTGAAGCGTCCCCGGCAGTCGCGTGAGCTCGCGGGGGTCTACCTCGTCGCCGTGCTCGTGGTGGTCGTGCCCGTCGCGGTCTTCCTCGGCTCTCTCGAGTGGCAGGGGACCGTTCCTTCACAGCTGGTGTCCGCCGCCGAAGCCCTGGCCTGGACGCCCGTGGGCGCCGCCTGGGGGATCGCTCTCGCGCCGACGCCGGGTGCCGCCGTCGGGAGCGCCGTCGTGGCTGTCGCCACGGTCGCCGCTCTCACGGCCGTGTGGTTCATCCTCGTCCGCATCCTGCTCACGACCACGCCGCGGCCCGTGGCCGTGCGCGAGCGGGGCGGCCTCGGCTGGTTCGCCCTGCTCCCCGGCACGCCCGGGGGTGCCGTCGCCGCGCGCAGCCTCTCGTACTGGCTGCGGGATCGCCGATACCTCGTCAACATCGTGGTCGTGCCGATCGCGGCCGTGCTCTCGATGGTGCCTCTCGTCGTGGCGGGTGTCCCCCTCGAGATGGCGGCGCTCCTGCCGGTGCCGATCATGGCGCTGTTCTTCGGATGGCTGCCCCACAACGACCTCGCGTACGATTCGACCGCCCTCTGGATGCACATCGCCAGCGGCGTCCGTGGGCTGTCCGATCGGATCGGGCGACTGGTGCCCGTGCTCCTCATCGGACTCCCGATCCTCGCGGTCTCGATCCCGCTCGCGATCGTCGCTCACGGGCGGTGGGCCTTCCTCCCGGCCTTGATCGGCGTCTGCGCTGCCCTGTTCCTCTCTGGTCTGGGCTTGTCGAGCATCTCTTCGGTCGTCGCGCCGTACGCCGTGTCGCGACCCGGCGACAGCCCGTTCCAGCAGCCTCAGCGGACCGGCTCGGGCGGGGTGATCGCGCAGGCGCTCGTCATGCTCGGCTCGCTCCTCGCCGCGTCACCGGCGATCTGGCTCGCCGCGAGGGCGTTGGCATCCGACACGGAAGATGCTCTCGGCGCGCTCTGGGCCGGCCTGGCGGCCGGAGGGATCGTCCTGGTGGTCGGCATCGCGGTCGGCGCGCTCTTGTTCGAGCGCCGCGGAACGCGGCTGATGGAGTTCGCCGAAGCCACGTGATCGGGCGCCGTCGATCGCGACCGGTCCGCACGGTGCGCTCCGCGGCTACACTGGCAGACCATGAGCACGCCTCTCGACAGTCCTGACAGCGGGGGCCTTGCGACCCTGGATCGTGAGCTCGAGGAGCTCATCCGCGAAGAGAACATCGAGCCGGGTGACCACGAGCGCTTCTCGCACTACGTCAAGAAAGACAAGATCCTCGAGTCCGCCCTCACCGGCAAGCCGGTGCGCGCGCTCTGCGGTAAGAAGTGGACGCCGGGTCGCGACCCCGAGAAGTTCCCCGTGTGCCCGCAGTGCAAAGAGATCTACGAGTCGCTGACCAAGTAGCGGCTGAGCGACCCGCTCACCCGGGGCTCAGCCTCGGGGCGTCGCCTCGCGATACTCCGTCGCCAGGGCGGGGTCGGCCTTGCTGAGAGCGAGTGCTCGCACGGGGAGCTCTTCACGCACGCGCGCGTGATGAGCCCGCGCGGCCTCGACGCCGGCGGGGCCGAGGGCCGCGGCATCCGCCTCTCCGTCCACCATGAGCGCGACCTGCAGCGATCGTGCGTCCGGGTGCTCAGCGGCGGTGGCGAGTTCTTCGAAGCCGTCGCTGACGATGATCAGTTCCGACGTGGCCGTTCCCTGATCGAGCGTCCGGAAGGCGGCCTTACGTCCCCCGTGCGATGCCTTCTGCGTCGACGCCTTCGCGACGGCGACCCACGATCCGTCGGTGGCTTCGCGGGCGACGAGCTTGAAGACGAGACCCGCCGTCGGAACGCCCGAGCCGGTGGCGACGGAGGTGCCGACGCCGTACGCGTCGACGGGGGAGGCGGCGAGGGCCGCCAGGGCGTACTCGTCCAGGTCGCTCGTGACGGTGATCCGGGTTCCCGTGGCGCCGAGCTCGTCGAGGAGGGCGCGCACTTCGCCCGCGACGATCGGGAGGTCGCCCGAATCGATGCGGACGCCGCCGAGCTCCGTTCCCGCCACGCGGACCGCGGTGCGGACCCCCTCCGCGATGTCGTACGTGTCGATCAGCAGGGTCGTGTCGGTGCCGAGCGCCTCGATCTGGGAGCGGAACGCGTCTTCCTCGCTGTCGTGGAGAAGTGTCCACGCGTGCGCCGCGGTCCCCATGGTGGGCACGCCCCAGCGCCGGCCGGCTTCGAGATTGCTGGTCGCCGAGAAGCCGGCGATGTAGGCGGCGCGAGCGGCGGCGACCGCCGCCTCCTCGCTCGCGCGCCGCGAGCCCATCTCTGCCAGGGGGCGGTCGCCGGCGGCCACGCTCATGCGGGCCGCCGCCGTCGCGACGGCGGAGTCGTAGTTCAGGATGCTGAGGGCGAGGGTCTCCAGCACGACGGCATCGGCGAACGTGCCCTCGATCGTCAGCAGCGGTGACCCCGGGAAGTAGACCTCGCCCTCGCGGTAGCCGGTCACCGAGCCCGTGAAGCGGTAATCGGCGAGGTGGTCGATGGTCGTGGCATCCACGATCCGGTTGTCGCGCAGGAACCGGAGTTCGTCGTCGCCGAAGCGGAAGTCCCGGATGGCGTCGAGGAGTCGACCGGTGCCGGCGACGACGCCGAACCGACGACCGCCGGACAGTCGGCGACCGAACACCTCGAACACGCAGCGGCGCGCGGCGGTGCCGTCGCGGAGGGCCGCGTCGAGCATCGTGAGTTCGTAGCGGTCGGTGTGCAGGGCGGTGCTACGCGTCATGGCGTCAGCCTATTGCCGCGGTACGTCCGCGTCGGCGCGCCGCGGCGCCGTGCGAAACTCCTGAGTTCTCGATCGATTCGTGGAGCAGAACATGAACGTCGCAGCATCGAGCCCCCATTCTCAGGAGTTTCGCCCGCGGGGCGGGCGGGCGCCGCGGCCGCGCGGCGGCCGACGGGTAGGCTGAGTCGCGATGAATGACGCGCCGATCGGGATCTTCGACTCGGGAGTCGGCGGTCTCACCGTCGCCCGGGCCGTGTCGGCACAGCTGCCGCGCGAGTCGATCCTCTACATCGGCGACACCGCCCGCTCGCCGTACGGCCCGAAGCCGATCGCCGACGTCCGCCGCTACGCGCTCGAGGTGCTCGACACGCTCGTCGAGCAGGGCGTGAAGATGCTCGTGATCGCGTGCAACACGGCATCCGCGGCGATGCTCCGCGACGCGCGCGAGCGCTACGACGTACCCGTCGTCGAGGTGATCGGCCCCGCCGTCCGCACCGCGATGTCGACCACGCGCAACGGCCGCATCGGCGTGATCGGCACCGTGGGCACGATCGGTTCGCGCGCCTATCAGGACATGCTCGAGGTCAACGAGCGCCTGACGGTCTTCGCCGAGGCCTGCCCGCGCTTCGTGGAGTTCGTCGAGGCGGGCATCACCGACTCGCCCGAGGTCCTCGCCACGGCCGAGCAGTACCTCGCTCCTCTGCGTCACGCCGGCGTCGACACGCTCGTCCTCGGCTGCACCCACTACCCGTTCCTCGAGGGAGCCATCAGCTACGTGATGGGACCCGAGGTCAGCCTCGTCTCGAGCGACAGCGAGACGGCGAAGGACGTCTACCGTCAGCTGGTCTCGCGCGACCTGCTCGCGAGTCCGGATGCCGTCCCCACCTCCCGCTACGAAGCGACCGGTTCTTCGGCCGACGACTTCGTGCGCCTGGCGCACCGCCTCATGGGCCGGGAGGTGCGCGACGTGCAGCTCGTGCAGACCGGCGCCATCGACCTGCCGCGCTGAGGCGTGGCATCCACTCCCCGTTCCTCAGGAGGACCCATGACCCGCAAAGACGGTCGCACCACCGACCAGCTCCGCCCCGTGACGATCGAGCGCGGCTGGTCCGCGCACGCCGAAGGATCGGCGCTCATCACGTTCGGGGGGACCAAGGTGCTGTGCACCGCGTCGTTCACCAACGGCGTTCCCCGCTGGCTCACCGGTAAGGGCAAGGGCTGGGTCACGGCCGAGTACGCGATGCTCCCGCGCGCGACGAACAGCCGCAACGACCGCGAGAGCATCAAGGGCAAGGTCGGCGGGCGCACGCACGAGATCTCGCGTCTGATCGGCCGCGCCCTCCGCGCCGTCGTCGACACCAAGGCCCTCGGCGAGAACACGATCGTCATCGACTGCGACGTGCTGCAGGCCGACGGGGGCACGCGCACCGCGGCGATCACCGGTGCGTACGTCGCCCTCGCGGATGCCATCGCCTGGGGTCGTGAGAAGAAGTTCATCGCGCAGCGCTCCGAGGTGCTCATCGACTCGGTGTCGGCCGTCTCGGTCGGGATCATCGACGGCGAGCCGATGCTCGACCTCGCCTACGTCGAGGACGTGCGCGCCGAGACCGACATGAACGTCGTCGTGACCGGTCGGGGCCTGTTCGTCGAGGTGCAGGGCACGGCCGAGGGTGCGCCGTTCGACAAGGCCGAGCTCGACCGTCTGCTCGAGCTGGGCGTGAACGGCTGCGCCGAGCTCCGCGGCATCCAGACCGCCGCGCTCGAGGGCTGACATGCCTCGCGTCGTTCTGGCCACGCACAACGCGCACAAGGTCGAGGAGTTCCAGGCGATCGTCGCCGCGGTGCGTCCCGACCTCGAGGTCGTCGGATACGACGGACCCGAACCCGTCGAGGACGGGGTGACCTTCGCCGCGAACGCGCTCATCAAGGCGCGCGCGGCCGCGGCGCACACGGGGCTGCCCGCTCTCGCCGACGATTCGGGTATCGCCGTCGACGTGCTCGGCGGGTCGCCCGGGGTGTTCTCGGCGTACTGGGCGGGGCACAAGAAGGACTCGACCGCCAACCTCGAGCTGCTCCTCGACCAGCTCTCCGACGTCGCCGACCCGCACCGGACGGCGCAGTTCGTCTCGGTGATCGCGCTTGTCCGGCCCGACGGCCCCGAGGACACGGTGGAGGGACGCTGGCCCGGGCGCCTGGCGACGGCGCCCGCCGGACCGGGTGGGTTCGGGTACGACCCGATCTTCATTCCCGACGGGCAGGCGTCGGGCGAGGAGCGGACCGTGGGGGAGTGGTCCGCGGATGAGAAGAACGCGCAATCCCACCGCGCGCGGGCGTTCCGTCACCTCGTGCCCCTTTTGGAGACACTCTGACCGTGTAGGAAGGAAGCGTGAAGCCGCTCCCGTCGGTATCGATCATCGTGCCCGCCTTCAACGAGGAGGCGGTGATCGCGCAGTGTCTCGAAGCGATCGTCCGGCAGACGGTGCCCGCCACCGAGGTGCTCGTCGTCGACAACCGCTCGACGGACGACACGCGAGCCGTGGTCGAGCGGTTCATCGCGGAGCACCCGCGTTCCGGCATCCGTCTCCTGCGTCAGGACGAGCGGCAGGGCCTGGTGCCGACCCGGAACCTGGGAATGGATGCCGCGACCGGCGACGTCCTCGGACGCATCGACGCCGACACCGCGATCAAGCCCGACTGGGTCGCTCAGGTGTCGCGGGTGTTCGCGTCGGGCGAGGTCGACGCCGCCTCGGGTCCGGTCGAGTACTACGACCTGCCGCT
Protein-coding regions in this window:
- a CDS encoding ABC transporter ATP-binding protein, with the translated sequence MTKKPAAKKPATPRKPAAPRKPAAPRKPAASRPAPSTSAVAAETASTPALPDDIVIPPRPPLPVAAPRVEDADSAADSASAGDVAERSPSAGAAVEPATAANASLDEQTSADVAAEDPVPADAAVDEHAPTEQAPSDAVADPEPADAAAEDPTPADVAIEEPVVADDQPVVADAAPIVDESANDAAPTVEALVDEPVDTSADTVVEDPTPADVAVEEPALVDEGDGAPDAGAEAVSHTVEEPSGDSGDALDELLTAEADEPVASADRVEDATHADDEPTAAVSTGAAIGAAALDGAPSSTDVDEAIPALALRNVTKTFGELRAVDGIDLTIPAGSFYGLVGPNGAGKTTTLSIIAGLLRADAGTVSINGVDAAKNSRAAKKMIGVLPDRLRTFDRLTGRQLLSYYGALRGLPAALVESRSADLARAFDLVDALARPVSDYSAGMTKKVMLAGAMIHSPRLLVLDEPFEAVDPVSSAVILDILGAYVGHGGTVILSSHGMELVERVCSRVAVIVSGQVLAEGTVDEVRGEASLEQRFPRARGRSRRRGGPGVVAHVLRLRLAMMLGALRGDRDDVLRRVVGLVVLVAGTVFAAVNASGLGEVDRLTAGVVTVLAGSAITLGFAVAPPVTASVDPLDPRRFAVVGPEPRPLAGALLLAGFLSVPVFAVLVLAISVAVAWSEQGVGALASVVSIALGLTTCVLLARVSMALGALVKRPRQSRELAGVYLVAVLVVVVPVAVFLGSLEWQGTVPSQLVSAAEALAWTPVGAAWGIALAPTPGAAVGSAVVAVATVAALTAVWFILVRILLTTTPRPVAVRERGGLGWFALLPGTPGGAVAARSLSYWLRDRRYLVNIVVVPIAAVLSMVPLVVAGVPLEMAALLPVPIMALFFGWLPHNDLAYDSTALWMHIASGVRGLSDRIGRLVPVLLIGLPILAVSIPLAIVAHGRWAFLPALIGVCAALFLSGLGLSSISSVVAPYAVSRPGDSPFQQPQRTGSGGVIAQALVMLGSLLAASPAIWLAARALASDTEDALGALWAGLAAGGIVLVVGIAVGALLFERRGTRLMEFAEAT
- a CDS encoding DUF3039 domain-containing protein, coding for MSTPLDSPDSGGLATLDRELEELIREENIEPGDHERFSHYVKKDKILESALTGKPVRALCGKKWTPGRDPEKFPVCPQCKEIYESLTK
- a CDS encoding nicotinate phosphoribosyltransferase, producing the protein MTRSTALHTDRYELTMLDAALRDGTAARRCVFEVFGRRLSGGRRFGVVAGTGRLLDAIRDFRFGDDELRFLRDNRIVDATTIDHLADYRFTGSVTGYREGEVYFPGSPLLTIEGTFADAVVLETLALSILNYDSAVATAAARMSVAAGDRPLAEMGSRRASEEAAVAAARAAYIAGFSATSNLEAGRRWGVPTMGTAAHAWTLLHDSEEDAFRSQIEALGTDTTLLIDTYDIAEGVRTAVRVAGTELGGVRIDSGDLPIVAGEVRALLDELGATGTRITVTSDLDEYALAALAASPVDAYGVGTSVATGSGVPTAGLVFKLVAREATDGSWVAVAKASTQKASHGGRKAAFRTLDQGTATSELIIVSDGFEELATAAEHPDARSLQVALMVDGEADAAALGPAGVEAARAHHARVREELPVRALALSKADPALATEYREATPRG
- the murI gene encoding glutamate racemase, producing MNDAPIGIFDSGVGGLTVARAVSAQLPRESILYIGDTARSPYGPKPIADVRRYALEVLDTLVEQGVKMLVIACNTASAAMLRDARERYDVPVVEVIGPAVRTAMSTTRNGRIGVIGTVGTIGSRAYQDMLEVNERLTVFAEACPRFVEFVEAGITDSPEVLATAEQYLAPLRHAGVDTLVLGCTHYPFLEGAISYVMGPEVSLVSSDSETAKDVYRQLVSRDLLASPDAVPTSRYEATGSSADDFVRLAHRLMGREVRDVQLVQTGAIDLPR
- the rph gene encoding ribonuclease PH, coding for MTRKDGRTTDQLRPVTIERGWSAHAEGSALITFGGTKVLCTASFTNGVPRWLTGKGKGWVTAEYAMLPRATNSRNDRESIKGKVGGRTHEISRLIGRALRAVVDTKALGENTIVIDCDVLQADGGTRTAAITGAYVALADAIAWGREKKFIAQRSEVLIDSVSAVSVGIIDGEPMLDLAYVEDVRAETDMNVVVTGRGLFVEVQGTAEGAPFDKAELDRLLELGVNGCAELRGIQTAALEG
- the rdgB gene encoding RdgB/HAM1 family non-canonical purine NTP pyrophosphatase; protein product: MPRVVLATHNAHKVEEFQAIVAAVRPDLEVVGYDGPEPVEDGVTFAANALIKARAAAAHTGLPALADDSGIAVDVLGGSPGVFSAYWAGHKKDSTANLELLLDQLSDVADPHRTAQFVSVIALVRPDGPEDTVEGRWPGRLATAPAGPGGFGYDPIFIPDGQASGEERTVGEWSADEKNAQSHRARAFRHLVPLLETL